A single genomic interval of Gammaproteobacteria bacterium harbors:
- a CDS encoding transposase family protein, with protein sequence MTADFCVEALEAALARFGVPEIFNTDQGSQFTSTAFTDVLHNAGIRISMDGRSRWLDNVFIERLWRSVNTIES encoded by the coding sequence GTGTGGAAGCGCTGGAAGCGGCGCTGGCGCGCTTTGGCGTGCCTGAGATCTTCAACACCGATCAGGGCAGTCAGTTCACCAGCACGGCGTTCACCGATGTGCTTCACAACGCCGGTATCCGCATCAGCATGGACGGCAGGAGCCGTTGGCTGGACAACGTGTTCATAGAGCGGCTGTGGCGCAGCGTCAATACTATTGAGTCTTGA
- a CDS encoding transposase: protein MSRFSSPRLWDGLPAHRSRLVADYVDATHGAIQLERLPAYAPELNPVEYLWAHWKQHELANFCPKDFAELSQFARNRLRRSQRRPRIVAACWSRAQLTF from the coding sequence GTGTCCAGATTCTCGTCTCCGCGGCTTTGGGACGGACTGCCGGCGCACCGCAGCCGCCTGGTCGCTGATTACGTCGACGCGACCCACGGCGCCATTCAGCTGGAACGCCTCCCGGCTTACGCGCCGGAACTCAACCCCGTCGAATACCTCTGGGCGCATTGGAAGCAACATGAGTTGGCGAACTTCTGCCCCAAGGACTTCGCCGAGCTTTCCCAGTTCGCACGCAACCGCCTGCGCCGCTCGCAACGTCGACCCCGTATCGTCGCGGCTTGCTGGAGCCGGGCACAGTTGACCTTTTGA